One stretch of Streptomyces sp. NBC_01142 DNA includes these proteins:
- a CDS encoding GDSL-type esterase/lipase family protein: MTWLDPGPFLRGVAWLDGGRPVRADPADLARLPWDTGERAALPIGVRLEFTARAAEAVEIRYRASVPGPTDALRDLAHGFALWHGDSCVAETFTQPAAEAVVTIRLPHGLEGPFTVHPPEAQSPVILGLRALGGSIAPAAPRPRWVVHGDSITEGWWSTRPAHSWPAVAGRTLGLDTVNLGYAGAARGEPAIAEQLSTLPADLITLAFGTNCWSGTPCSATLLYETTRTFVELVRQGHPDTPILLVSPVLRPDAERSPNRLGATLAELRTAMEEAVRDRRGGESGNGSGDKRLVLLPGRDLLHPGQLADGLHPNDEGHAALAAAVAASVRREGLVGPAVRDVRCTGS, translated from the coding sequence GTGACCTGGCTCGACCCCGGCCCCTTTCTGCGCGGAGTGGCATGGCTGGACGGCGGGCGTCCGGTGCGCGCGGACCCCGCCGATCTGGCCAGGCTGCCCTGGGACACCGGGGAACGCGCCGCGCTCCCCATCGGCGTACGCCTGGAGTTCACCGCGCGCGCCGCGGAGGCGGTCGAGATCCGCTACCGCGCCTCCGTGCCGGGCCCGACGGACGCGCTGCGGGACCTCGCCCATGGATTCGCACTCTGGCACGGTGACAGCTGCGTGGCCGAGACCTTCACGCAGCCGGCCGCGGAGGCGGTCGTCACGATCCGGCTCCCCCACGGGCTCGAGGGTCCGTTCACCGTCCATCCGCCCGAAGCACAGTCTCCGGTGATCCTGGGACTGCGTGCGCTCGGCGGATCGATCGCACCCGCGGCGCCGCGCCCGCGCTGGGTCGTCCACGGCGACTCCATCACCGAGGGCTGGTGGTCCACCCGACCCGCCCACTCCTGGCCCGCCGTCGCCGGGCGCACCCTCGGCCTGGACACCGTGAACCTGGGGTACGCGGGCGCGGCCCGGGGCGAGCCGGCCATCGCGGAACAGCTCTCCACCCTCCCCGCGGATCTGATCACCCTGGCCTTCGGTACCAACTGCTGGTCCGGCACACCCTGTTCGGCCACGCTTCTCTACGAGACGACGCGCACGTTCGTCGAGCTCGTACGCCAAGGGCACCCGGACACCCCGATCCTGCTGGTCTCCCCCGTACTGCGCCCCGACGCCGAACGGAGTCCGAACCGTCTTGGCGCGACGCTCGCCGAGCTGCGTACGGCGATGGAGGAGGCCGTCCGCGACCGCAGGGGCGGCGAGTCCGGCAACGGGTCCGGCGACAAGCGGCTCGTGCTGCTGCCGGGCCGCGATCTGCTCCACCCCGGGCAGCTGGCCGACGGCCTGCACCCCAACGACGAGGGACATGCCGCACTCGCGGCCGCAGTGGCCGCATCCGTGCGGAGGGAGGGTCTCGTCGGCCCAGCCGTCCGAGACGTAAGGTGCACGGGTTCATAG
- a CDS encoding ATP-binding protein, producing MNAEPHVVIEESPHRDSAGARRATAEFLLQHCPWADLDAVLLVVSELVTNAVRHTTGWWRLHLTAGQDTLVVEMDDSSPLPPVPREPDFMGGGGFGWHMVLRLAGRVEVCPLPYGKRVQATWMRPVQVLAPAAC from the coding sequence GTGAACGCAGAACCGCATGTGGTGATCGAGGAATCACCGCACAGGGACAGCGCGGGGGCCCGACGGGCCACCGCGGAGTTTCTGCTGCAGCACTGCCCCTGGGCCGATCTGGACGCGGTGCTGCTGGTCGTCTCCGAGCTGGTCACCAATGCGGTCCGGCACACCACCGGCTGGTGGCGACTGCATCTGACGGCGGGACAGGACACCCTGGTGGTGGAGATGGACGACTCCAGCCCGTTGCCTCCCGTGCCGCGCGAGCCCGACTTCATGGGCGGCGGCGGTTTCGGCTGGCACATGGTGCTGCGGCTCGCGGGCCGGGTCGAGGTCTGCCCCCTGCCGTACGGCAAGCGCGTGCAGGCGACCTGGATGCGGCCGGTGCAGGTACTGGCACCGGCCGCCTGCTGA
- a CDS encoding RNA polymerase sigma factor SigF, whose protein sequence is MSTASTVATELTQPGTQRPNTAELDLPFVGNPGEVAPKDAREISKVFFVRLASLDEGTHEHQYVRNTLIELNLALVKYAAGRFRNRAEQMEDIVQVGTIGLIKAIDRFELSREVEFATFAVPYIVGEIKRFFRDTSWAVHVPRRLQELRIDLAKAVDELSQRLDGAPTTAELAEYLGIDEEEVIEGVVASNGYTAGSIDMPMDDASDHAPVPLSDRLGAPDADLETAENVQALKPLIEELGERDRKILQMRFGEEMTQSEIGVELGVSQMHVSRLLSRITARLREGLLVVE, encoded by the coding sequence GTGTCCACGGCGAGCACGGTCGCGACCGAACTCACACAGCCTGGAACACAGAGGCCGAACACGGCGGAACTGGATCTTCCGTTCGTCGGGAATCCGGGGGAGGTGGCCCCCAAGGATGCCCGAGAGATCTCGAAAGTCTTCTTCGTACGGCTTGCCTCGCTCGACGAGGGAACGCACGAGCACCAGTACGTGCGGAACACGCTCATCGAACTCAATCTGGCGCTGGTCAAGTACGCGGCCGGCCGGTTCCGCAACCGGGCCGAGCAGATGGAGGACATCGTCCAGGTCGGCACCATCGGGCTGATCAAGGCGATCGACCGGTTCGAGCTGAGCCGCGAGGTGGAGTTCGCGACGTTCGCCGTTCCGTACATCGTCGGCGAGATCAAGCGGTTCTTCCGCGACACGAGCTGGGCAGTGCATGTGCCGCGCCGGCTGCAGGAGTTGAGGATCGATCTGGCGAAGGCGGTCGACGAACTCTCCCAGCGGCTGGACGGCGCGCCGACCACGGCCGAACTCGCCGAGTACCTCGGGATCGACGAGGAAGAGGTCATCGAGGGCGTCGTCGCCAGCAACGGCTATACGGCCGGCTCGATCGACATGCCCATGGACGACGCCTCCGACCACGCGCCGGTGCCGCTGTCCGACCGGCTGGGCGCGCCCGACGCCGATCTGGAGACCGCCGAGAATGTTCAGGCGCTCAAGCCGCTCATCGAGGAACTCGGCGAGCGGGACAGGAAGATCCTGCAGATGCGCTTCGGCGAGGAGATGACCCAGTCGGAGATCGGCGTGGAGCTGGGCGTCTCCCAGATGCATGTGTCACGGCTGCTGAGCCGTATCACCGCGCGGCTGCGCGAGGGCCTGCTCGTAGTGGAGTGA
- a CDS encoding GuaB1 family IMP dehydrogenase-related protein has protein sequence MDWDVQHVRFLNDLKPPYDLTYDDVFMVPSRSAVGSRQGVDLSSPDGTGTTIPLVVANMTAIAGRRMAETLARRGGLVVIPQDIPIDVVTDVISWVKTRHHVLDTPIVLAPHQTVADALSLLHKRAHGAGVVVDGDQKPVGIVTEHDLAGVDRFTQLSEVMSTDLLLLDADIDPREAFNKLDGANRRYAPAVDTDGRLAGVLTRKGALRATLYTPAVDSLGRLRIAAAVGINGDVAGKAKQLLDAGVDTLVVDTAHGHQESMISAVKAVRGLDPNVPVVAGNIVAAEGVRDLIEAGADIIKVGVGPGAMCTTRMMTGVGRPQFSAVLECAAEAKKHGKHVWADGGVRHPRDVAMALAAGASNVMVGSWFAGTYESPGDLQQAPDGRLYKESFGMASARAVRNRTSEESAYDRARKALFEEGISTSRMFLDPARPGVEDLIDSIIAGVRSSCTYAGANTLDEFAEKAIVGVQSAAGYAEGKPLHASWS, from the coding sequence ATCGACTGGGATGTTCAGCACGTGCGTTTCCTCAATGACCTGAAGCCGCCGTACGACCTGACGTACGACGATGTGTTCATGGTGCCGAGCCGCTCGGCAGTGGGTTCCCGCCAGGGCGTGGATCTTTCCTCCCCCGACGGCACCGGCACCACCATCCCGCTGGTCGTCGCGAACATGACCGCCATCGCCGGCCGTCGGATGGCCGAAACCCTCGCCCGCCGCGGTGGCCTCGTCGTCATCCCCCAGGACATTCCGATCGACGTCGTCACCGACGTCATCTCGTGGGTCAAGACGCGTCACCATGTGCTGGACACCCCGATCGTGCTCGCCCCCCACCAGACCGTCGCCGACGCGCTGTCGCTGCTGCACAAGCGGGCACACGGCGCGGGCGTCGTCGTGGACGGCGACCAGAAGCCGGTCGGTATCGTCACCGAGCACGACCTGGCCGGCGTCGACCGCTTCACCCAGCTGTCCGAGGTCATGTCCACGGACCTGCTGCTGCTCGACGCGGACATCGACCCGCGCGAGGCGTTCAACAAGCTCGACGGAGCCAACCGCCGGTACGCCCCCGCGGTCGACACCGACGGCCGGCTGGCCGGTGTCCTCACCCGCAAGGGCGCGCTGCGCGCGACCCTCTACACCCCGGCCGTCGACTCTCTCGGCAGGCTGCGCATCGCCGCCGCCGTCGGCATCAACGGCGATGTTGCGGGCAAGGCCAAGCAGCTGCTCGACGCGGGTGTCGACACCCTGGTCGTCGACACCGCCCATGGCCACCAGGAGTCGATGATCAGCGCGGTCAAGGCCGTTCGGGGTCTTGACCCGAACGTTCCGGTCGTCGCGGGCAACATCGTCGCCGCCGAGGGTGTACGCGATCTCATCGAGGCCGGCGCGGACATCATCAAGGTCGGTGTGGGCCCCGGCGCCATGTGCACCACCCGCATGATGACCGGCGTGGGACGGCCGCAGTTCTCGGCCGTTCTGGAATGCGCGGCCGAGGCGAAGAAGCACGGCAAGCACGTCTGGGCGGACGGTGGTGTGCGCCACCCGCGCGACGTCGCCATGGCGCTCGCCGCCGGTGCCTCCAACGTCATGGTCGGCTCCTGGTTCGCCGGTACGTACGAGTCCCCGGGCGACCTTCAGCAGGCCCCCGACGGCCGTCTGTACAAGGAGTCGTTCGGCATGGCGTCCGCGCGTGCCGTCCGCAACCGTACGAGCGAGGAGTCGGCGTACGACCGGGCCCGCAAGGCGCTGTTCGAGGAGGGCATCTCCACCTCGCGCATGTTCCTCGACCCGGCCCGGCCGGGCGTCGAGGACCTGATCGACTCGATCATCGCGGGCGTCCGCTCCTCCTGCACGTACGCCGGTGCGAACACCCTCGACGAGTTCGCCGAGAAGGCGATCGTCGGTGTGCAGAGTGCCGCCGGTTACGCCGAGGGCAAGCCGCTGCACGCCAGCTGGAGTTAG
- a CDS encoding sugar-binding transcriptional regulator: MYSSEENAVSARPSGRSALRMGPAELVQAAAMARRFYLEGKSKIQIAEEFGVSRFKVARVLETALERDLVRIEIRVPAELDAERSDALRARYGLRHAVVVESPAEAADESPDPENLGEVAADLLGELVNEGDVLGLAWGRSTIHMAAALDRLPPCTVVQLTGVYDAGTAERGSVEAVRRAAQVSGGEAHPIYAPMLLPDPATAAALRNQTGIARAFEYFDKVTVAAVSIGSWEPGISTVHDMLSDEERAHYASLGVAAEMSAHLFDTDGRRVGRDLGERCITVEADRLRRIPEVVAIAGGQRKAEAIAAVLRSGLVTSLVTDTAAADQLLSAAPGPRPALERADPDD, translated from the coding sequence GTGTACAGCAGTGAGGAGAACGCGGTGTCTGCTAGGCCGTCGGGACGGTCTGCCCTGCGGATGGGACCCGCGGAGCTGGTGCAGGCGGCGGCCATGGCCCGTCGCTTCTACCTCGAGGGCAAATCCAAGATCCAGATCGCGGAGGAGTTCGGCGTCAGCCGCTTCAAGGTCGCGCGGGTTCTGGAGACGGCCCTCGAGCGTGATCTCGTACGGATCGAGATCCGCGTCCCTGCAGAGCTGGACGCCGAGCGCTCCGACGCGCTCCGGGCACGCTACGGCCTGCGGCACGCGGTCGTCGTCGAGTCCCCCGCCGAGGCCGCGGACGAGTCCCCCGACCCGGAGAACCTGGGCGAGGTGGCCGCCGACCTGCTCGGCGAGCTGGTGAACGAAGGCGATGTGCTGGGCCTGGCCTGGGGCCGGTCCACCATCCACATGGCTGCCGCGCTGGACCGGCTGCCGCCCTGCACGGTTGTCCAGCTCACGGGCGTGTACGACGCCGGGACGGCCGAGCGCGGCTCCGTCGAGGCGGTACGGCGCGCCGCCCAGGTCTCCGGCGGCGAGGCCCACCCGATCTACGCCCCGATGCTGCTGCCCGACCCGGCGACCGCCGCCGCGCTGCGCAACCAGACCGGCATCGCCCGCGCCTTCGAGTACTTCGACAAGGTCACCGTCGCGGCTGTCTCCATCGGCTCCTGGGAGCCGGGGATCTCGACCGTGCACGACATGCTCAGCGACGAGGAGCGCGCGCACTACGCCTCGCTCGGTGTCGCCGCCGAGATGTCCGCGCACCTCTTCGACACCGACGGCCGGCGGGTCGGCCGTGACCTCGGCGAACGGTGCATCACGGTCGAGGCCGACCGGCTGCGCCGTATCCCCGAAGTGGTGGCCATCGCCGGCGGTCAGCGCAAGGCGGAGGCGATCGCGGCCGTACTGCGCTCCGGTCTGGTCACCAGCCTGGTGACGGACACGGCGGCGGCGGACCAGCTGCTGTCGGCGGCACCGGGCCCCCGGCCCGCCCTCGAGCGGGCCGACCCGGACGACTGA
- the rpe gene encoding ribulose-phosphate 3-epimerase, whose amino-acid sequence MAVQISPSILSADFSRLAEEAKAVDGADWLHVDVMDNHFVPNLTLGVPVVESLSRATDTPLDCHLMIEDPDRWAPQYVEAGAGSVTFHVEAAAAPVRLAREIRAKGARASMALKPATPIEPYEDLLPELDMLLIMTVEPGFGGQAFLDIMLPKIRRTRELISKHGLELWLQVDGGVSVSTIERCAEAGADVFVAGSAVYSADDPAAAVRMLRNQATEATASAAWACSH is encoded by the coding sequence ATGGCCGTTCAGATCAGTCCCAGCATCCTCTCCGCAGACTTCTCTCGCCTGGCGGAGGAGGCGAAGGCCGTCGACGGCGCCGACTGGCTCCATGTCGACGTGATGGACAACCACTTCGTGCCCAACCTCACCCTGGGCGTGCCGGTCGTGGAATCGCTCAGCCGGGCGACGGACACCCCGCTGGACTGCCATCTGATGATCGAGGACCCCGATCGGTGGGCTCCGCAGTACGTCGAGGCGGGGGCCGGATCCGTCACCTTCCATGTCGAGGCGGCGGCCGCACCCGTGCGGCTGGCGCGCGAGATCCGCGCCAAGGGCGCCCGCGCCTCGATGGCACTCAAGCCCGCCACCCCCATCGAGCCGTACGAGGACCTGCTCCCCGAGCTCGACATGCTGCTGATCATGACCGTGGAGCCGGGCTTCGGCGGCCAGGCGTTCCTCGACATCATGCTGCCGAAGATCCGCCGCACCCGTGAGCTGATCTCCAAGCACGGCCTGGAGCTCTGGCTGCAGGTTGACGGCGGAGTCTCGGTCTCCACCATCGAACGATGTGCCGAAGCCGGTGCCGATGTCTTTGTCGCCGGTTCTGCGGTGTACTCGGCGGACGACCCGGCCGCGGCGGTAAGGATGCTCCGCAACCAGGCGACCGAGGCGACCGCTTCCGCTGCCTGGGCGTGCAGTCACTGA
- the katG gene encoding catalase/peroxidase HPI: MSENHDAIVTDAKTEGAGGCPVAHGRATHPTQGGGNRQWWPERLNLKILAKNPTVANPLGEEFDYAEAFKTLELPAVKQDIAEVLTTSQEWWPADFGHYGPFMIRMAWHSAGTYRISDGRGGGGAGQQRFAPLNSWPDNGNLDKARRLLWPVKKKYGQSLSWADLMILAGNVALESMGFETFGFGGGRADVWEPDEDVYWGPETTWLGDERYTGDRELENPLGAVQMGLIYVNPEGPNGNPDPLAAARDIRETFRRMAMNDEETVALIAGGHTFGKTHGAGPADSVGADPEAASIEEQGLGWKNAYGTGKGGDTITSGLEGIWTNTPIAWDNTFFEILFGYEWEQFKSPAGAHQWRPKGGAGAGIVPDAHDASKSHAPTMLTTDLSLRFDPAYEQISRRFLENPDEFADAFARAWFKLTHRDMGPIVRYLGPEVPTETLLWQDPLPAVTHELVDAEDIASLKSRILASDLSVSQLVSTAWASASSFRGSDKRGGANGARIRLQPQSGWEVNDPDQLATVLRTLEGIQQAFNAAQTGGKQISLADLIVLAGGAAVEQAAKDAGSHVEVPFTPGRADASQEQTDVDSFAALEPTADGFRNYLGKGNRLPAEYLLLDRANLLTLSAPELTVLVGGLRVLGANHQQSPLGAFTTTPGSLTNDFFVNLLDLGTTWKATSEDANTFEGRDAATGEVKWTGSRADLVFGSNSELRALAEVYASDDAKGKFVNDFVAAWVKVMNLDRFDLV; this comes from the coding sequence ATGTCTGAGAACCATGATGCAATCGTCACAGACGCGAAAACGGAGGGCGCAGGTGGCTGCCCGGTCGCGCACGGGCGCGCCACGCACCCGACTCAGGGCGGCGGAAACCGCCAGTGGTGGCCGGAGCGGCTCAATCTGAAGATCCTCGCCAAGAACCCCACCGTGGCCAACCCCCTCGGCGAGGAGTTCGACTACGCGGAGGCGTTCAAGACCCTCGAACTCCCGGCAGTGAAGCAGGACATCGCGGAGGTGCTGACGACCTCGCAGGAGTGGTGGCCCGCCGACTTCGGCCACTACGGCCCGTTCATGATCCGGATGGCGTGGCACAGCGCGGGCACCTACCGGATCAGCGACGGCCGCGGCGGCGGCGGGGCAGGCCAGCAGCGCTTCGCTCCCCTCAACAGCTGGCCGGACAACGGGAACCTCGACAAGGCCCGCCGCCTGCTGTGGCCGGTCAAGAAGAAGTACGGCCAGAGCCTCTCGTGGGCCGACCTCATGATCCTCGCCGGTAATGTCGCCCTGGAGTCGATGGGCTTCGAGACCTTCGGCTTCGGCGGCGGTCGTGCGGACGTCTGGGAGCCCGACGAGGACGTCTACTGGGGTCCCGAGACCACCTGGCTCGGCGACGAGCGTTACACGGGCGACCGGGAGCTGGAGAACCCCCTCGGCGCGGTCCAGATGGGCCTCATCTACGTCAACCCGGAGGGCCCGAACGGCAACCCGGACCCGCTCGCCGCGGCCCGCGACATCCGTGAGACATTCCGCCGGATGGCGATGAACGACGAGGAGACGGTCGCCCTGATCGCGGGCGGTCACACCTTCGGCAAGACCCACGGTGCGGGCCCTGCGGACAGTGTGGGCGCCGACCCCGAGGCCGCCTCGATCGAGGAGCAGGGCCTCGGCTGGAAGAACGCCTACGGCACCGGCAAGGGTGGCGACACGATCACCAGCGGTCTCGAGGGTATCTGGACGAACACCCCGATCGCGTGGGACAACACCTTCTTCGAGATCCTGTTCGGCTACGAGTGGGAGCAGTTCAAGAGCCCCGCCGGCGCGCACCAGTGGAGGCCGAAGGGCGGCGCCGGGGCGGGTATTGTCCCCGACGCCCACGACGCGTCGAAGAGCCACGCCCCGACGATGCTGACGACCGACCTCTCGCTCCGGTTCGACCCGGCCTACGAGCAGATCTCGCGGCGCTTCCTCGAGAACCCCGACGAGTTCGCGGACGCCTTCGCCCGCGCGTGGTTCAAGCTGACCCACCGTGACATGGGCCCGATCGTGCGCTACCTCGGCCCTGAGGTGCCGACCGAGACGCTGCTGTGGCAGGACCCCCTCCCCGCCGTGACGCACGAGCTTGTCGACGCCGAGGACATCGCCTCCCTCAAGAGCCGGATCCTCGCCTCGGACCTGTCGGTGTCCCAGCTCGTGTCCACCGCGTGGGCGTCGGCCTCGTCCTTCCGCGGCAGCGACAAGCGCGGCGGCGCCAACGGTGCGCGCATCCGCCTCCAGCCGCAGAGCGGGTGGGAGGTCAACGACCCCGACCAGCTGGCGACGGTGCTGCGCACCCTGGAGGGGATCCAGCAGGCCTTCAACGCCGCCCAGACCGGCGGCAAGCAGATCTCGCTCGCCGACCTGATCGTGCTCGCCGGTGGTGCGGCCGTCGAGCAGGCCGCCAAGGACGCCGGTTCCCACGTCGAGGTCCCCTTCACGCCGGGTCGCGCGGACGCGTCGCAGGAGCAGACCGACGTGGACTCGTTCGCCGCGCTCGAGCCGACCGCCGACGGGTTCCGCAACTACCTCGGGAAGGGCAACCGGCTGCCGGCCGAGTACCTGCTGCTCGACCGGGCGAACCTGCTGACCCTGAGCGCCCCCGAGCTGACGGTTCTCGTCGGCGGCCTCCGCGTGCTGGGCGCGAACCACCAGCAGTCGCCGCTCGGTGCGTTCACCACGACCCCTGGGTCCCTGACCAACGACTTCTTCGTCAACCTGCTCGACCTGGGCACGACGTGGAAGGCGACGTCCGAGGACGCGAACACGTTCGAGGGTCGCGACGCCGCCACGGGCGAGGTCAAGTGGACCGGCAGCCGTGCCGACCTCGTCTTCGGGTCGAACTCCGAGCTGCGCGCGCTCGCGGAGGTCTACGCGAGCGATGACGCGAAGGGGAAGTTCGTGAACGACTTCGTCGCGGCGTGGGTCAAGGTGATGAACCTCGACCGGTTCGACCTCGTCTGA
- a CDS encoding Fur family transcriptional regulator, translated as MSDLLERLRRRGWRMTSQRRVVAEVLDGDHVHLTADEVHARAAQRLPEISRATVYNALGELVSLGEVTEVSTNGRAKRYDPNAHHPHQHLVCSHCGTIRDVHPTGSPLDDLPAEERFGFTVSEVEITYHGLCPTCA; from the coding sequence ATGAGTGACCTGCTGGAGCGACTGCGAAGGCGTGGCTGGCGGATGACCTCCCAGCGGCGTGTCGTTGCGGAGGTCCTCGACGGCGACCACGTGCATCTCACGGCCGACGAGGTGCACGCCCGCGCGGCACAGCGGCTGCCCGAGATCTCCCGCGCGACCGTCTACAACGCCCTGGGCGAGCTGGTCTCCCTCGGTGAGGTCACAGAGGTCTCCACCAACGGCCGCGCCAAGCGCTACGACCCCAACGCACACCACCCGCACCAGCACCTGGTGTGCTCCCACTGCGGCACCATCCGCGATGTCCACCCGACCGGCAGTCCGCTGGACGACCTCCCGGCGGAGGAAAGGTTCGGCTTCACGGTGTCCGAGGTCGAGATCACCTACCACGGGCTGTGCCCGACCTGCGCCTGA
- a CDS encoding RsmB/NOP family class I SAM-dependent RNA methyltransferase, which translates to MNEQARPRTPKPYRRPKKDPVRILAFEALRAVDERDAYANLVLPPLLKKAREKDDFDGRDAALATELVYGTLRRQGTYDAIIAACIDRPLREVDPPVLDVLALGAHQLLGTRIPTHAAVSASVELARVVLGDGRARFVNAVLRKIAQHDLDSWLERVAPPYDEDAEDHLAVVHSHPRWVVSALWDSLGGGRAGIEDLLEADNERPEVTLVARPGRSTTDELFDMLGEESGLPGRWSPYAVRLAEGGEPGAIEAVRDGRAGVQDEGSQLVAIALANAPLEGTDGRWLDGCAGPGGKAALLAALAAGRGASLLASEKQPHRARLVERALAGNPGPYQVIAADGTRPPWRPGSFDRVLVDVPCTGLGALRRRPEARWRRRPEDLEGFAPLQRALLREALQAVRIGGVVGYATCSPHLAETRVVVEDVLKGRAGPAAEAEWVDARPLMPGVPALGDGPDVQLWPHLHGTDAMYLALLRRTA; encoded by the coding sequence TTGAACGAGCAGGCACGTCCCCGTACCCCGAAGCCGTACCGCCGCCCCAAGAAGGATCCCGTACGGATCCTCGCCTTCGAGGCGCTGCGAGCAGTCGACGAGCGGGACGCGTACGCGAATCTCGTGCTGCCGCCGCTGTTGAAGAAGGCCCGGGAGAAGGACGACTTCGACGGGCGGGACGCGGCGCTCGCCACCGAGCTGGTGTACGGAACGCTGCGCCGCCAGGGGACGTACGACGCCATCATCGCGGCGTGCATCGACCGGCCGCTGCGCGAGGTCGACCCACCGGTGCTCGATGTGCTCGCGCTCGGCGCGCACCAGCTGCTCGGGACCCGGATCCCGACGCATGCCGCGGTGTCGGCGAGTGTGGAGCTGGCGCGGGTGGTGCTCGGCGACGGGCGGGCGAGGTTCGTCAACGCCGTACTGCGGAAGATCGCGCAGCACGACCTCGACAGCTGGCTGGAGCGCGTCGCACCGCCCTACGACGAGGACGCCGAGGACCATCTGGCCGTGGTGCATTCGCATCCGCGCTGGGTGGTCTCCGCCCTGTGGGACTCGCTGGGCGGCGGGCGCGCCGGGATCGAGGACCTGCTGGAGGCCGACAACGAACGGCCCGAGGTGACGCTGGTCGCCCGGCCCGGCCGCTCCACGACCGATGAGCTGTTCGACATGCTCGGCGAGGAGTCCGGGCTGCCGGGGCGCTGGTCGCCGTATGCCGTGCGGCTGGCCGAGGGCGGCGAGCCCGGTGCCATCGAGGCCGTACGGGACGGCCGGGCCGGAGTCCAGGACGAGGGCAGCCAGCTCGTCGCCATCGCCCTGGCCAACGCACCGCTGGAAGGGACCGACGGGCGCTGGCTCGACGGGTGCGCGGGTCCCGGCGGCAAGGCCGCGCTGCTGGCCGCGCTCGCCGCGGGGCGGGGGGCGTCGCTGCTGGCCTCCGAGAAGCAGCCGCACCGTGCGCGGCTGGTCGAGCGGGCACTGGCCGGCAACCCCGGCCCGTACCAGGTCATCGCCGCCGACGGCACCCGTCCGCCCTGGCGTCCCGGCTCCTTCGACCGCGTACTCGTCGACGTCCCGTGCACGGGGCTCGGCGCGCTCAGGCGGCGTCCGGAGGCCCGGTGGCGGCGGCGCCCCGAGGACCTGGAGGGCTTTGCGCCGCTGCAACGCGCCCTGCTGCGCGAGGCGTTGCAGGCCGTACGGATCGGGGGAGTAGTGGGGTACGCGACGTGTTCGCCGCATCTCGCCGAGACCCGGGTGGTCGTCGAGGACGTGCTCAAGGGGCGCGCCGGCCCGGCCGCCGAGGCCGAGTGGGTGGACGCCAGGCCGCTGATGCCGGGCGTTCCCGCGCTGGGCGACGGGCCCGACGTCCAGCTGTGGCCGCATCTGCACGGCACGGACGCGATGTACCTGGCGCTGCTGCGGCGCACCGCCTAG
- the fmt gene encoding methionyl-tRNA formyltransferase, whose amino-acid sequence MKLVFAGTPEVAVPALDALIASDRHEVAAVVTRPDAPAGRGRHLVASPVARRAEEAGIEVLKPVKPRDEEFLARLREIGPDCCPVVAYGALLPKVALDVPARGWVNLHFSLLPAWRGAAPVQHAILSGDEMTGASTFLIEEGLDSGPVYGVITENVRPTDTSGDLLTRLAFAGSGLLAATMDGIEDGTLQAVPQPAEGITLAPKITVEDAHADWKSPALRVDRVVRGCTPAPGAWTVFRGERLKLIQTALVPDRTGLAPGELAAGKNNVYVGTGSHAVELLWVQPQGKKPMRAADWARGVRIAPGEAVGAADVG is encoded by the coding sequence ATGAAGCTCGTCTTCGCAGGCACCCCCGAGGTCGCCGTACCCGCCCTGGACGCACTGATCGCCTCCGACCGCCACGAGGTGGCCGCCGTCGTCACCCGGCCGGACGCTCCCGCCGGACGCGGCCGCCATCTGGTGGCCAGTCCGGTCGCCCGGCGAGCCGAAGAGGCCGGGATCGAGGTGCTCAAGCCGGTCAAGCCGCGGGACGAGGAGTTCCTGGCGCGGCTGCGCGAGATCGGCCCCGACTGCTGCCCGGTCGTCGCCTACGGTGCGCTGCTGCCCAAGGTGGCCCTGGACGTCCCCGCCCGCGGCTGGGTCAATCTGCACTTCTCGCTGCTGCCCGCCTGGCGCGGCGCCGCACCCGTCCAGCACGCCATCCTGTCGGGAGACGAGATGACGGGCGCGTCCACCTTCCTGATCGAGGAAGGGCTCGACTCGGGCCCGGTCTACGGTGTGATCACCGAGAACGTACGGCCCACCGACACCAGCGGTGACCTGCTCACCCGGCTTGCCTTCGCCGGCTCCGGACTGCTCGCCGCGACCATGGACGGCATCGAGGACGGGACGCTGCAGGCCGTTCCGCAGCCGGCCGAGGGCATCACGCTCGCGCCGAAGATCACCGTCGAGGACGCCCATGCGGACTGGAAGTCTCCGGCGCTGCGCGTCGACCGCGTCGTCCGCGGCTGCACGCCCGCGCCCGGCGCGTGGACGGTGTTCCGCGGAGAGCGGCTCAAGCTGATCCAGACGGCGCTGGTGCCGGACCGCACGGGCCTGGCGCCCGGTGAGCTCGCCGCGGGAAAGAACAACGTGTACGTCGGTACGGGATCGCACGCCGTCGAGCTGCTCTGGGTCCAGCCGCAGGGCAAGAAGCCGATGCGCGCCGCGGACTGGGCGCGCGGGGTGCGGATCGCCCCGGGCGAGGCTGTGGGCGCCGCCGACGTAGGCTGA